A window of Neorhizobium galegae bv. orientalis str. HAMBI 540 genomic DNA:
GCCGCTCCTGGAGATGACCGGAAGCGCATCCCGACCGCTCCAGATGAGATCGGCAAGCGCCTCCTGCTGGCTCCTATCCTCGCGGATCGGTTCGCCCTCGGCCTCGCCCGGCTCTGCCGCTGCGCCAGCCTTTGCAATCGAAAGCAGCCGGAACGGCCGTTCCGCATCGCCGATCAGCGTCTCGACGAAGGGCGTTGCCGGTGCACGGACGAGTTCGGCCGGCGGCCCGTATTGCACCACCCTGCCCTTGTCCATCACGGCAATCTTGTCGGCGAGGAGGAAAGCCTCATTCATGTCATGGGTCACCAGGACAATCGTCGTGGCGAAATGTTTCTGGATCGCCAGCAGATCTTCCTGCGCCTTGGCCCGGATGATCGGATCGAGCGCCCCGAAGGGCTCGTCCATCAACAGCACGTTCGGTTCGGCCGCAAGCGCCCGCGCCACCCCGACACGCTGCTGCTGGCCGCCTGAGAGTTCGTGCGGATAACGCGGCCCGAACGTCCTCGGCTCGAGTTGGAAGAGCGTCAGCAATTCTTCGACCTTGGCGTCGGTGCGGGCCTTCGTCCAACCGAGCAGGCCAGGCACCGTCGCAATGTTCTGCGCCACTGTCCGGTGCGGGAAAAGCCCATGGCCCTGGATGGCGTAGCCGATCCGGCGCCGCAACTCGTAGCCCGGGATGGACCGGTTGTCCTCACCGTCAAGCCGGATGGCCCCTTCGGTTGCCTCCACCAGCCGGTTGATCATCCGGATCAGCGTCGTCTTGCCGGAGCCGGACGTGCCGACGACAACCGTGACGGTGCGGGGCTCGATCACCATAGAGACATTGTCGACGACGGCGATACCGTCATAGCGCTTGGTGATGGCATCGATCTCGATCATGCGGATCTGGCTCCGTTGGGGACGCGGGAGTTCATCTCGATCAGCGCGTCGAGGACGACGGCCGAAGCAAAGGCGAGCGCCACAGTCGGCACGGCGCCAAGCAGGACAAGGTCCATCGCCGTCTGGCCGATACCCTGGAAGACGAAGACGCCGAAACCACCGCCCCCGATCAAGGCAGCAATCGTCGCCATGCCGATATTCTGGACGAGCACGATGCGGATCGCGGTCAGGATCACCGGCAGCGCCAGCGGAAACTCGATCTTGAACAGCCGCTGCCGGCCGGTCATGCCGATGCCGCGGGCAGCGTCGTTTGCCGCGCGCGGCACGCCCGCAAGCCCGACGACGGTATTGGCGACGACAGGCAGCAGCGAATAGAGAAACAGCGCGACAAAGGCAGGCGCCACCCCGATGCCGCGGATGCCGATCGCCGCAGCCCCCGGCACATTGGCGGCGACCCAGCCAAGCGGCGCGATCAACAGGCCGAAAAGCGCGATCGACGGGATGGTCTGGACGAGGTTCAGCGTGTTGAGCACGCCATCCCGAAGCGGTGCCACCCGATGACAGAGAATACCGAGCGGCAGCCCGACCAGGACAGCAGCAAACAGCGATCCCAGCGCCAGTTCCACATGCTTGCCCGCTTCGACCCAGAAGACATCGGCGCGGCCGGAATATTCCTTCATGATCGACAGCCCGTTCCAGCTTCCCGACATCAGCAGAGCGCCAATCGCCGCCGCTGCCAGGACTAGAAACAGGACCCGCATCCCCGGCGGCGGATCGAGCCGCGTGATCGCATCGGCAGCCAGAAGCGCAAAGGCGAACAGCAGGATCCAAAAGCCCGAGGCGGGTGAGACGCGGGCATAGGCATTGCCGGCCGGCGTCAGGAATGTCGCCGCGTATCCGATCGAAAGCGTCAGCGCCGCAAGCGCCGCAACGGCGGCAAGCAGCTTTATCCAGGGGGAAGTGCGAAAGAGGGCTGCGGCGATCGCGACAACGAGCACGCCGACCAGGCCCCAGCCCGCCCAGGCCGGCAGCGACTGAAGCATCGCCTCCGCCTGTCCCTGCACGATGCGGTTGGGCTTGAGCGTCGCGAAGGACGACCACAGCACGCCATAGGCGGCAAGAAGGGCTATGACGATGCCGAGCTTGTCGAACCGAACTCTCAAACCGCCCCCTGCCTTACGACTGATGAAAAAGCCGGACGCTGGAGCGCCCGGCCCATGTTGACACGAAACCGCGCCGAAAAGGAATTACTTCAGGAAGCCATTCTTCTTGAGAAAATCCTCGGCAACCGCCTTGGCCGGTTCGCCACCCACCTGCACGCGACCATTGAGGTCCTGCAGCGTGACGAGATCGAGCTTGGCGAAAACCGGCTTCAGCACCGCCTCGATGGTCGGGTTCTTTTTGAGCACTGCCTCGCGGATGATCGGGGTCGGCTGATAGACCGGCTGAACGCCCTTGTCGTCTTCGAGAACAACGAGCCCGGAAGGCGCGATGCCGCCGTCGGTGCCGTAGACCATGGCGGCATTGGCATTGTTGGTCTGGTTGGCGGCCGCACCGATGGTCGCAGCCGTATCACCGCCCGAGAGCGTGATCAGCTGGTCGGGTTTCAGCTTAAAGCTGTAGGTGGTCTGGAAGGCCGGCAGGGCTGCGGCCGAATTGACGAACTCGGACGATGCCGCCAGCACGATCTTGCCGCCGCCGGCGACATATTTACCAAAATCGGTCAGCGTCTTGAGCTTGTTGGCATCCGCGACATCCTTGCGCACCGCGATTGCCCAGGTGTTATTGGCCGAAGACGGCGTCAACCAGACGATCTTGTTGGCGTCGTAGTCGAGCTTCTTGACCGCTTCATAGGCCTTTTGCGGGTTCTTCCAGGCCGGATCGTCGCCCTTTTCGAAGAAGAAGGCGCCATTGCCGGTATATTCCGGATAGATGTCGATCTCGCCGGCGGTGATCGCCTTGCGCACGACCGGCGTCGCTCCGAGCTGGATACGATCGGTGGCCTGGATGTTGTTCGCCTTCAGCATGGCAAGGATGATATTGCCCAGCACGCCGCCTTCGGTATCGATCTTGGACGAGACGACGACCTGGGCATTCGCCATGGTGGCCGAGACGCCAAACGCAAAAGCTATGCCCAAAAGCTTTTTCTTCAAAGACATGACAGAATTTCCCTCCGGATCGCCAGTCACCACCTCGTTTGACTTGGCCTGGAACACATAAAAGCCACTGTTATGTAGGGCGATTTATGCAATGTGCGAGTTCTGGAAGAGCGCATCCGACAAATATTTTGTGCGGTGCATTTTTATCCGCCGAACGGTCTAGCTCACAAGATCCGCGGCAAAAACAGAAATGATGGTTCTGTCCTCTTGCGCTCAGGAGAATCGAAGAACCATGGACCCCGCGATAGTTTCTCCAGGTGCCAACCATTCAAGGTCGCCGTATCGCGCCAGTTCCCGTCGATTGTGGACGTCGGGCACGTGGCTGACGGGCTCGACGCAGAGAATGGGCCGATCGTCGGGCACGTAGACATGCAGGTTGGTCAGGGCTCCGGTCGCCGAAAACGTCATGCTGACCCCGGCCCGTCGCCACTCGACGATGGCCTGGCGCGGTGCCCATTCCGAAAAATGTCCATCGAACCACGGCATCTTCGACGTATCGAGACCGCGGGCGAAATCGAGTCCCCTATTGGCTGGAACGGCCTCGGTCGGCAAACCTCGTTGATCACGGCCGAAACCGATCTCAGCGTCGAAGTTCAGCCAGGTTTCCTCGTCCTTGCGGAACCAGGGATGAAAACCCATCCCATAGGGAAGCGTACGGTTCGCGGTATTGGTCAGTGTCAACGACAGTTCGGCGCCATCCGGGCCGATCGAGATATGCTGCACCAGCCGATAGGCGAACGGGATCGCCTCATGGGTAAAATCGTCGGCCAGGGTCAGCGTGTTTTCTGTGGCCTCGATAACCTGCCAGGCCCTGTCGCGGGAAAATCCGTGCAGCGCCATGTTCTGTTCCGGCCGGTTGAGGGGGACCTCAACCGGTCCGTCGGCGTTCAGGAAGCGGCCGGCATCCAGCCGATTGGCAAACGGCGCCATGATGAAAGAGCCGCCGGTCAATGCGACCTGCGCCGGCGGGCAGGCATGCAGGATCTCGAACCACTCACCATCAGGCTTTCGCCACCGGAAGGAGGTGAGGCTGGCGCCATGGCCGGCATCGACAACCAGTTCGCAACGGTCAGCCTTGAGCGTGTAAATGGATGCGTCAGTCATCGATTTTGTTTGCCTTGTCGAAATTCCACGTCAAAATCCTTTCATGCGTGCCACCGGCACCCCGGCGACCGGCGAGGATGCGACCAGCACCGCGCCGCTCAAAGGATATGCCTCCAGCCTCTCCTGCGAAAGATAGCGGTGCGAGGTGACGAGCAGCGTCTTGAGATCAGGACCGCAGAAACACGGCATGGTCGGCGTCGGAACCGGCAGCGGATATTTGCCGGCCACCACTCCTTCAGGCGAATAACGATTGAGACATCCGGCAGAAACGCCGGCGCTCCAGTAGAAGCCGTCGGCATCAGTCGCGCCGCCATCCGGCCGCCCATCCGCTTCGCCGGGCGTGGCGATCCGAACACCTTCGCCGATCTCGCCCGTCGCGGCATCGAAATCATGCCGCTCGATCCACTGACCGCCCGAATCCGAATGATACATGCTCGCGCCGTCGGGCGACCAGGCGAGCCCGTTCGAGATCAGCAGCCCACTCTTCTTGACAGCAAACTTACCGTCCGCGCCGATGCGGTAGAGCGAACAGATTGGCTGCCGCTCCGGCCGCTGGTCGGTCGTGCCGACCCAGAAGGCACCGTCAGGTCCAACTTTGCCATCATTGAGCCGATTGGTTTCAAGCTCGCCGTCGAGATGTGCGAGCGTCTCACGCTCCCCGGTCTCCGGGTCGAAGAGAATAATCTCACGCGCCAGCGACACGACCAGCCGGCCGCTTTCACAAAGCCCGAGCGAACAGACATTGGTACCGAGAACCCACTCATCGACCTGGCCGTCGCCGAGCCGGATCGCCAGCAGCCGGCCGGTCGGGATGTCGCAGAGAAAGACGAGATTGCGTCTTTCGTCCCAGACCGGGCCTTCGCCAAGCCCGAGACTGAGGCGACTAACCGGTTCGAAACGCATCACAGGTCGCCGACCTTGGTGGTGCGGCGGATGACATCGGGATTGTCGAGAACGTAATCGCTGAGTTCCAGCCCGAGGCCCGCTCCTTCGAACGGATAGATCTGGCCGTTTTCGATACGCGGCATGACGGTGACGAGATCGCGGTACCAGGTCGAGTAATAGGCGCGTACCGACTCCTGGAAGACTGCGTTCGGCGCGTTGAGCGCCAGGTGGATAGAGGCGGTGAAGACGACCGGGCCGGTGCAGTCATGCGGCGCGATCGGCCGCTGAAAGGCTTCCGCCATGGTGGCGATCTTCTTCGCCTCGCTCAAACCACCGCACCAGGAAATGTCGAGCATGACGTAGTCGACGGCATTCTTGCGCAGGAGTTCGACGAACTGGGCGCGGGTTGCGAGCGTCTCGCTGGCGCAGACCGGCAGGCCCGAACGCTCCGCATAGATCACCAGCGCCTCGGTGTCCTGCATCTTGATCGGGTCCTCCATCCAGAAGGGGCGGAATTCCTTGATCTCGCGGGCGATCGCCAGCGCCGACGGCAAATCCCACATCGAATGCAACTCGACCATCACTTCCATCTTGGTGCCGACCGCATCGCGGATCTTGCGGAACGGCTCAAGCCCTTTTTCGAGGTCATCCCGATGAATGAAATTGCCGCCGCTGGCGACCGCGAACGGATCGAGCGGCCAGATCTTCATGGCGGTGATGCCTTCGGACAGCAGGCTTTCGGCAAGTGCGCCCGCATCATTGGTGAAGGCGACCTGATCATCATAGGGGCCTTGGGGCTTGTCGGCGTCGCCGATGTAGCGGCGCGAGCCGCGGCTGTTGTAGGAATAGCCGGCGCAGGTGTTGTAGGTGCGGATCGACGGCCGCGAGAGGCCACCGAGAAGCTGATGGATCGGCTGGTTCGTGACCTTGCCGAGGATGTCCCAGAGCGCGATATCGACGGCGGATGCCGCGCGGATTTCGACGCCCGAGGAACGGAAGCCCACGTAGGTTTCGGTCAGCTGCTTGGAAATCCGGTCGATCTCCAGCGGGTTCTTACCGATCAGCGCCGGCGCGACTTCCGCATGCAGGTAGGTCGCGACGGCATCCGCCCCGCGAAAGGTCTCGCCGAGGCCGATGATCCCTTCGTCCGTATGGATGCGAAGCCAGATGATATTGTTCAGGCTGGGAAGTTGGACTGTTTCAAGCGCCGTGATTTTCATGGGGTCTATCCGGATGAACGAAGGACGGGACGGCGGGTGATCCGTCGTCGCGGGATCAGTGAACGGCGCCAGGAACGCCGGTATTCGCGAGGCCTCTCCTTCGACGCTCAGGCGGCGACAGGTTCCCAGCCCTTTAAGATTTGTTCGAGGCGATCGCGGTCGGCGGCATCGAGTGCCGGCAGGCCCGGCAGACGCACCGGCCCGAGGTTTTCGCCTCGCAAGGCCAAAGCCTCCTTGACGACCGTGACATTGGCGCCGTTGTTGAACTTGGTGCGCAACATTTCGAAGCCTGCAATCTTGGCGACCAGCGCCCGCGTCCTGGCATAATCGCCCGCTTCGAGCGCATTCCAGATCGCCAGCGACCGGGTCGGATCGATATTGACGAGGCCGGACGTGAAGCCTTTGGCGCCGAGTGCGTAAAAAGGTGCCGCCCAGCCCTCGGCGAGACCGCAGATCCAGACCGCATCCGTGCCCTCGGTCGCCCGCACGCATTCGGAAAACAGCATCATATCGGTCGAGGCGAACTTGACGCCGGCAATGTTCGGATGGGTGGCAATGCGGGCAAGGTCGTCGACGGCCATCGCATTGGACCGCACATAGGCGACGAGCGGCAGTTCCGAAGCCTCGGCGATGGCGATGAAATAGTCGGCCTGCGAGCGGGGTGCGGCGAATGGATCGAGCGGGTGATGGACCATCACTCCCTGAGCGCCTTCATGCTTGGCCGACTTGGCGGTCGCAATCGCCTCGCCGACCGAACGGCCGGCTGCCGCGGTGACAACTGCCTTGCCCTCGACAGCTGCAACGCAGATAGCCT
This region includes:
- a CDS encoding ABC transporter ATP-binding protein, which gives rise to MIEIDAITKRYDGIAVVDNVSMVIEPRTVTVVVGTSGSGKTTLIRMINRLVEATEGAIRLDGEDNRSIPGYELRRRIGYAIQGHGLFPHRTVAQNIATVPGLLGWTKARTDAKVEELLTLFQLEPRTFGPRYPHELSGGQQQRVGVARALAAEPNVLLMDEPFGALDPIIRAKAQEDLLAIQKHFATTIVLVTHDMNEAFLLADKIAVMDKGRVVQYGPPAELVRAPATPFVETLIGDAERPFRLLSIAKAGAAAEPGEAEGEPIREDRSQQEALADLIWSGRDALPVISRSGAPMGRVTLDAILKRAARPR
- a CDS encoding ABC transporter permease — protein: MRVRFDKLGIVIALLAAYGVLWSSFATLKPNRIVQGQAEAMLQSLPAWAGWGLVGVLVVAIAAALFRTSPWIKLLAAVAALAALTLSIGYAATFLTPAGNAYARVSPASGFWILLFAFALLAADAITRLDPPPGMRVLFLVLAAAAIGALLMSGSWNGLSIMKEYSGRADVFWVEAGKHVELALGSLFAAVLVGLPLGILCHRVAPLRDGVLNTLNLVQTIPSIALFGLLIAPLGWVAANVPGAAAIGIRGIGVAPAFVALFLYSLLPVVANTVVGLAGVPRAANDAARGIGMTGRQRLFKIEFPLALPVILTAIRIVLVQNIGMATIAALIGGGGFGVFVFQGIGQTAMDLVLLGAVPTVALAFASAVVLDALIEMNSRVPNGARSA
- the osmF gene encoding glycine betaine ABC transporter substrate-binding protein OsmF; its protein translation is MSLKKKLLGIAFAFGVSATMANAQVVVSSKIDTEGGVLGNIILAMLKANNIQATDRIQLGATPVVRKAITAGEIDIYPEYTGNGAFFFEKGDDPAWKNPQKAYEAVKKLDYDANKIVWLTPSSANNTWAIAVRKDVADANKLKTLTDFGKYVAGGGKIVLAASSEFVNSAAALPAFQTTYSFKLKPDQLITLSGGDTAATIGAAANQTNNANAAMVYGTDGGIAPSGLVVLEDDKGVQPVYQPTPIIREAVLKKNPTIEAVLKPVFAKLDLVTLQDLNGRVQVGGEPAKAVAEDFLKKNGFLK
- a CDS encoding aldose epimerase family protein, which produces MTDASIYTLKADRCELVVDAGHGASLTSFRWRKPDGEWFEILHACPPAQVALTGGSFIMAPFANRLDAGRFLNADGPVEVPLNRPEQNMALHGFSRDRAWQVIEATENTLTLADDFTHEAIPFAYRLVQHISIGPDGAELSLTLTNTANRTLPYGMGFHPWFRKDEETWLNFDAEIGFGRDQRGLPTEAVPANRGLDFARGLDTSKMPWFDGHFSEWAPRQAIVEWRRAGVSMTFSATGALTNLHVYVPDDRPILCVEPVSHVPDVHNRRELARYGDLEWLAPGETIAGSMVLRFS
- a CDS encoding SMP-30/gluconolactonase/LRE family protein, which encodes MRFEPVSRLSLGLGEGPVWDERRNLVFLCDIPTGRLLAIRLGDGQVDEWVLGTNVCSLGLCESGRLVVSLAREIILFDPETGERETLAHLDGELETNRLNDGKVGPDGAFWVGTTDQRPERQPICSLYRIGADGKFAVKKSGLLISNGLAWSPDGASMYHSDSGGQWIERHDFDAATGEIGEGVRIATPGEADGRPDGGATDADGFYWSAGVSAGCLNRYSPEGVVAGKYPLPVPTPTMPCFCGPDLKTLLVTSHRYLSQERLEAYPLSGAVLVASSPVAGVPVARMKGF
- a CDS encoding mandelate racemase/muconate lactonizing enzyme family protein → MKITALETVQLPSLNNIIWLRIHTDEGIIGLGETFRGADAVATYLHAEVAPALIGKNPLEIDRISKQLTETYVGFRSSGVEIRAASAVDIALWDILGKVTNQPIHQLLGGLSRPSIRTYNTCAGYSYNSRGSRRYIGDADKPQGPYDDQVAFTNDAGALAESLLSEGITAMKIWPLDPFAVASGGNFIHRDDLEKGLEPFRKIRDAVGTKMEVMVELHSMWDLPSALAIAREIKEFRPFWMEDPIKMQDTEALVIYAERSGLPVCASETLATRAQFVELLRKNAVDYVMLDISWCGGLSEAKKIATMAEAFQRPIAPHDCTGPVVFTASIHLALNAPNAVFQESVRAYYSTWYRDLVTVMPRIENGQIYPFEGAGLGLELSDYVLDNPDVIRRTTKVGDL
- a CDS encoding dihydrodipicolinate synthase family protein; protein product: MNIRDYKRVLTGISGVHVTAYDNQGTIDPHLTGKIIRRIADAGIHNIVCGGNTGEFYSLQHEEVLRLQAICVAAVEGKAVVTAAAGRSVGEAIATAKSAKHEGAQGVMVHHPLDPFAAPRSQADYFIAIAEASELPLVAYVRSNAMAVDDLARIATHPNIAGVKFASTDMMLFSECVRATEGTDAVWICGLAEGWAAPFYALGAKGFTSGLVNIDPTRSLAIWNALEAGDYARTRALVAKIAGFEMLRTKFNNGANVTVVKEALALRGENLGPVRLPGLPALDAADRDRLEQILKGWEPVAA